In the genome of Phragmites australis chromosome 9, lpPhrAust1.1, whole genome shotgun sequence, the window GATTATTTAGATTTTTACCTATTTAAATACTTATCGAACATATTAATCTTTTAATCGCTTatcgtcaatcatcaaaacaCGCGTAAGAGTCTAAATGCGTCTTCAGCATGGAACACCATAAAAGTTCTCACTAAAATACCGCAAAGAGATCAAAGAAAGTCCGGCCAAAGGCTAGGGCTAAAGGCAAAGACTATTCTTTTTAATAAGGCGGCCGAGATACCGCAAAAGGGCTACTCGACTTTGATTTTTTGGATAATACAATCTAACGGTTGCTCAATATGATCCTGACGTTCCGCTCTATCCAAATTTCCGAGCAGACAAACATGATGAACAACTTGAGGCCCTTGAATGTTTCGCCTAGAGGCCGTAGCGGTCGACTGTTGACCATGCTGCAGCGACTGCTCTGACCTGATGACCTTTCcagcttcctctctctctcttggacCGGAGAAAGAACGCTCTAGTTCTAGACTGAGAGTCAAAGCACGCACTTGATTTGGTCCCCGGCAATGGCTATCATCACATGCAGAGGAGAGCTGCATCTTCTCCTTGTGCTGTCACTCTCCTTTTTCCTGACTCTAATCGCACGGCGAAGCCTGATTGCTAGCCTTGATGTTTTGACAGCGCTGCGCTGAATGCAGGAATACGATGGTGATTCTGGAATCCTTGCAAGCAGAGGATTAGTGTTGAGATTTGAGAGTGAGAAAGAATTCTCTCTCATGTTTGGTCGTGAAATCAGAGCAGTAAGATTCATGTACAGgcaccaagaaaaaaaaaagaatgaactAAGTAACGAATTTGAACACCCATCACATCTTTCCCGGACTAATCACAGCTTGGAGCTCTTCACAACAATGGAGAAAACAAAATCGTCATGTCAAACTATTATATTCCTCCTGATCGATCCATGGATGTGACGGAGAGGCTGGCGCTGGACGAGCTGTTGCCAAAGCCACCCCCGCCACGGTCGCCGCCGGCACTGCCCTCGCAGAGCGAGAACGCGGTCTCGAGGTTGGCGACGATGTCGGCCATCGCCGGCCGCTCCTTCCCCTCCAGCCTGACGCAGTGCACCGCGGTGTACGCGACGAGCTCCACGGCCTCGGCCTCGTGCGCGGCGGGCTCCGGCGCGCGCCCGTCCAGCACCTTGCCGAGCTCCCCGGCGACGATGCTGGGAAAGGCGTAGTCCACCACGCTCACGGGGCTCCCGCCCTCGGCCTCCTTGAAGATGGCACGCTTCCCCGTCAGCACCTCCAGCATCACCACGCCGAAGCCGTACACGTCGCTCTTCACGGTGAGGTGGTGCAGGCCGTAGTACTCCGGGTCCATGTACCCCACCGTGCCGGCGGCCTTCACGGTCAGGTGCGCCTgcgcctcctccgcctcggAACCCATCAGCGACAGCCCGAAGTCCGACACGCGCGCGGTCCACCCGGCGTCCAGCAGGATGTTGGACGACTTGATGTCGCGGTGGATGATGGGCGGCACGGCGTACGAGTGCAGGTACTCGATGCCGCGGGACGCGTCGAGAAGGATCTTGATGCGGAGCTTCCACGACGACACTACCGGGGACGGCGACGAAGGTGTCGCCTTGGGGTGGAGGTGGTCGTACAGAGCGCCGTTCTTCATGTACTCGTACACGAGGAGGCGCTCCTCGTTCTCCTCGCAGTAGCCGACGAGGCCGACGAGGTGCTTGTGGTGGAGGCGGGAGAGGAAGGCGAGCTCCGATCGGAACGCGCTCTCCTTCTCCTGGAACCGGCGGGCGCGCGGTCCCGACTCGCCGCGCTTGATGGCCACGTCGCGCCCGTCGGGGAGCTTGCCGCGGTACACCGTGCCGAAGCTGCCCTCGCCGATCTTGGCCTCCAGCGCGAAGCCCTTGGTCGCCGCATCCAGCTGCGAGAAGGTGAACTCCTCGGTGGAGTCCTTGAACGACGACGGCCCGCTGCGCTGCCGCGTCATGACGCGCGACAGCTGCCGCCGGAAGAGGCCGCGGGCCCGCGACCCGTTCGGCGACCCGTACGGGCTCGGGGCCGCGCCgccgttgttgttgttgttgttgtcggaggcggcggcggtggcggtggcggtgatgTTGGGCTGGACGGAGTTGTGCACCCTCTTATTGCTGCAGAAGCCGAAGACGAGGCAGTAGACGATGGAGCAGAGGCCCGCGAAGGCGCCTACCGCGCCGACGACGGCGAACGCGATCCAGACTTTGGGCACGCCCCTACTTGATGttggaggcggcggaggcgacgaCGGAGGCGGGGAAACAGatgcaggcggcggcggcgaagcgtCGCAGAGCTTCTCGCAGATCACGCCACCGCCGGAGGCCGCGCAGAGCTGCTGCGACTGCGCCAAGAAGCCGCATTCGCACGAGCTCCGGTTGCCGACGCAGACGCCGGGGAGGATCCTCGGCAACGGCACCCGCGTCGCCACGAGGTCCGTGAACGAGGACGACCAGCACAGCACGCTGAAGTCGGCGGTGACTAGGCCGCAGGTGAGGTTGCCGTCGGCGACGAGGAACTCGAACTCCGTCCCGTAGGCCGGGTAGTACACGGTGGTGGTGGGGCCCCCGAGGCTCCAGCACACGGCGGTGTGGTTTGGCCGGCGGAGCCCGCACGCGTGGGAGTCGCCGACGGCCAGCCCGTACGGGAAGAGGTCGCGCGGCACCGCGGCGGCTGCCGCGCCGGAGCCAGAACAGAGGATGGCACCAGAGGCTTGGATACCGCAGGCGCGGGTTCCCCCCGCGGCAAGGTAGGCCACCGCGGAGGCGTTGGAGAAGGCCGCCTGCACGGCGCTACCGCGCGGTCCCCAGCACCGGACGGCCGCGGAGGAGTTGGTCTCCACCGCGCACGAGAAGCCGTCGCCGGAGACGAGCGACCGGAACCCCCCGTCGACGTACGCGGGGAaccgcccgccgccgcgccaccATAGTATCCTCCGCGCAGCCTCGTTGTAGGCCGCGATATGGTCCGCGCCGACGGCGAGGTCCGTGAGCGCGTCGGGTCCGTTGTACACCCTCCTGAGCTGCCCCGGCGCGGCGCCCGGTGGCCAGCAGAAGAGCGCGGCGCCCCCGGCCTGGAGCCCGCAGACGAAGCCCCGCCCGGCGGAGACCTCCGCGAAGGCGAGGAACGGCGCGACGGGTGACGCGGAGGAGTTCTCCGCCCCCGAGAGCAGCGCGCAGTAGACGGTGCCGTTGACGGCGGCGCCGCAGACGGTGCCGTAGGCGCCGCCCGAGACGGCGAGCGTGGACGCGtaggcgggggcgggggcggccgCAGCGAGCAGGAGGAGCGCCGCaacgaggaggcggaggagcaaCAGAGCTGTCATTggacggagacggcggcggccgtCATCTGCGAGGTGGTGGGCGGCGGGGACGGGAGGAGGATCGGAGCGAGAGTCCGCGGCGCCGATTAAATTAAAGCGCGCGGAAAATAAAAGGTGAAGGCCGGTCGCCAGGGGAAGTGGAATACGCGGGTATCGTTGGGCGCGCGACCGCGTCAGCGGCCGCGTGGGGTTTCGCGCGCGAGCCATCTGGGTCTGGCTCGGCACCTTTTCCATTCTGGCGCGCGGAATCCAGCAGGGTACGCGCCACGGAAGGGGAGGGGAACCTGCTCTGCGTCAATGGCTTTTACCATTCCAGTGTGATCCGTCTCCGTCTACCTGCTCTGCTCTCACAACTGGAAACACACTGTCGATGGCTTTTACCATTTCAGTCGTAAACTAAAATCTTTTTTTCCGAATACACTGAAAAACTACatattattatattaaaagaCAGACTAGTTTAAATACACGCGGGGAGATAAACCTGCTCTGCGGCAATAGAAGCCGCAAAACAAAACGGATTACTCGCAAAATAAACACCCTAATTGATATACGCCCGACGCGATCCAAAGGTCCATATCCGCTTAATCCGCTCAATAAGCTACACCACAGGATGGATGATCGAAGAGTCTAACGTTGTGCTCCTTCTATAGGTGACTAGTAAAGTAGGAATTGTAACCAGAAAAAAAGAGATGCTCCTACAATCTAGCTTTTCTATTTCATGGGGTTTTTTTGTCTTTATTTCTCTATTTGATTTGTGATAGGTAGAGCTCTAACCACATCTAATAATCATTTAAGCCGATGTTTGGTTCTTGTGAGGGCActagttttaagcataaaattTCACCATAAACATTTTTATTCCctgagtttcaaatattttaatttttagtggATTAGGTATCCGTTATCTTGGCAAGTTGGGTGGAAAAAAATGGATTATGGAGTGCGGACAGGGATACCACATAGCAGAAATAGAAAGCAAGCTACAAATGCTGAAAGATAAAGATAATGTGTCCCATAATTTCCAAAATTAAATTGGTCTCTTTAGCTTTGACTTGGGTTATAGGTGGCCCATGCACAGTGCACAGCTAGTTTTAATAAATCTATTGTCTGATTTCTTAATGATTCTAATCAAGTATAGTTGTATAGATATgttttaattataaaaaatacaaatcaTGTTTTTCACCTGCTTGCCGCAACTGCAGAGTACCTAGCTCAAGCTCAGCTTATGCCAATTGCATCCTGCCTTTTTCATCCTCGATTTTGTAGATGTCTCTTATCACCATCGTAGGTCACGGCTCCACCATATGCAATCATGTGGTTATACCTGGGTCCACCATTTACCTGACACCACTATCTCGTGCTTTGTAATAATAATTATGCATAGTAGAAAGAGAAAGCAAGCTACAAACTCTAAGAGATAACAACAATGTGTCCCATAATTTCCAAAATCAAATTCCAGTTCAGTCATAAACTAAATTCCATTTCAGTCAGTTCGTCAGTGCAAACGAGGAATTGTCCTGCAAcctagcttttcttttttagcttttgttttcttGGGTTCTttgtctttctttcttttttcccttttcctttctCTATTTGACTGAAAAGAGCTAGCTCAGCTATAAGCTTTGCAGGTAGGGACGCTCGAGATGACTAATGGCTTGCACTAATCCTTGCTTACCCTGCACATAAGTTTGCAGCCGGAATCATATATAATTTTGTTGCGCAAATCCTCGTAGTCAGGTCGGCAAATCCGCGTTTGGTACAGTTTCTGAACCTGTGCTGAGTTTGTCACCGACTCACGGTACTAGATATCCGCCATTTTCTACGGTACTTGTCGGGCAACGAATTGATTCTCTGCAGATCACGGCCACGGTCCGGATACAGTTCTTGATGGCTGCCTTTGAAAAATGGAGAAATTCAGAGTCTGTGAGTAGATGCCATGAAAACTCATGTGAGTCAAACCGTGCTGCAATTCACGTTCTGCCACTATGGTgcctttatatttatatatacgaAGTTTTTTCTGAACTCCCGATTGTGCATACTTACGTCTAAATATATCACATCTAAAATTAGTTATATCATAGATTTTTAAGTAGCTATTTAGTTAACTGATGCAACTATAGCAAATCACACTTTGTTAACTCATAGCCTATACGTTATAcacttaattttttaattaactttgtaactaaattttttttaatcatacTTGCAAGTCACACTTAGCTAATCTTAGATGTAGCAAAGTTAGACccgaaccaaacacaccctccATCTCCAATggatatttagaaaaaaaaagtatgcacacttaaaataagtatatacatctcgtaaaaaaatatttcatatgGAGCAGTTATTAATCTTCTTCATGCTTGGACTTTTCAGATGTCTAGCAGACTAGCAGTTGAAGAATCTGGCGCTGACGTGTCCAGTTTGTACGGCAGCAAAGACTGCCACATGGGGCAGTGCATGGACCTTCTGTTCTTCATATGTGTACAGGTCTCTGTGGTTGGGTCAACGGTCAAATGTGAAAGATTGGACCTGTTCAGGGGTCCAACCAGGATCAGATTGGATTTGATGCCAACATATAAGTAAAGCCCATGCCAATATATACAGGTCTGCATCTGCATGACCCAGCTGACATGGATGGTTAGGGTGATTGTGATCGCAAATGTTTTCCTTTCAGTGTCTCTATGCATAATGTATTCAGAATTTTCGGAACATGCATTACATGGGGAAGAGGAACATGTAGTAATCTGGGATAAATGTGCATGATCAAACTCCTTAGCATATAGTGATGTTCTACAGTATATCATGAGGTACACGGCGATAAGGATTCCATGTCGTTTTTCAAGTTGGTTTGATCGTTCACATTGTGGCAAGGTGGATGGAGGTCGCCATCCTTTATACCTTCCATTGTCGTGTTTCCATTGTATGTTCACATTTGTGTTCTCATGGGGGGAAAGAACTGTTCACAGTTGAGGGCTCAGGCTACAATCAGTGTCATGTGTTCATTATACGAGACAGATTTGTAAAGTCTGTATCGGCTAATATTAGCATCATCCTAtgttactctttttttttttgttgcataaAGTAGCACCCTATTTGCAGATCAAGGAGTAAGGATGTCGTATGGAGATTTGCATATCCAAAGTCAGAACGACAGGtcagagaaaaatatttatacaagTACGTGCGACGGCAggcagcaacagcaacagcatCAGCGATGGATGAGTATAGTGCAGAAAAGAGGAGAAAGATGGAGCTGGAGTCACGTACGCCTGATTCCCTCCTTCACGTTACCTGCCCCAGCTTTTCTTCACAGATCTGGAGTTACTAGTATTTTAGAACTGGTTTTGCATTGTAACAGACTTGATAACGAGTGATAACTACATTTGTACCTTTTTATACTTCTGATTAATTTTTTTGCGCTTGTATTAGTTAGGTATAACCATGAGCTATTCTGTTTCCTAGTAGACTGAAAACTCAAGCACAGCTAGATAGGCTGCAGCACTCAACTTGTTCTATGTCTACAGCATTTCTGAACTCACTCAAACATAGCCGAAACAACAGCTCAATTCAGTTGAGCTGAAACGGAACAAAATCACTGCGAGCTGAAACCACAACTCAATTCAGTTGGAATTCTGCGTGAATTACAACCACAGTCAAATCCTCACGTGAATAAGACGCCTATCTGTTTCACTGTTACCTCCCAGGAAGCTCGGGGTTCAGCCTGAACAGAAGATTC includes:
- the LOC133928376 gene encoding putative serine/threonine-protein kinase-like protein CCR3, whose amino-acid sequence is MARARNPTRPLTRSRAQRYPRIPLPLATGLHLLFSARFNLIGAADSRSDPPPVPAAHHLADDGRRRLRPMTALLLLRLLVAALLLLAAAAPAPAYASTLAVSGGAYGTVCGAAVNGTVYCALLSGAENSSASPVAPFLAFAEVSAGRGFVCGLQAGGAALFCWPPGAAPGQLRRVYNGPDALTDLAVGADHIAAYNEAARRILWWRGGGRFPAYVDGGFRSLVSGDGFSCAVETNSSAAVRCWGPRGSAVQAAFSNASAVAYLAAGGTRACGIQASGAILCSGSGAAAAAVPRDLFPYGLAVGDSHACGLRRPNHTAVCWSLGGPTTTVYYPAYGTEFEFLVADGNLTCGLVTADFSVLCWSSSFTDLVATRVPLPRILPGVCVGNRSSCECGFLAQSQQLCAASGGGVICEKLCDASPPPPASVSPPPSSPPPPPTSSRGVPKVWIAFAVVGAVGAFAGLCSIVYCLVFGFCSNKRVHNSVQPNITATATAAASDNNNNNNGGAAPSPYGSPNGSRARGLFRRQLSRVMTRQRSGPSSFKDSTEEFTFSQLDAATKGFALEAKIGEGSFGTVYRGKLPDGRDVAIKRGESGPRARRFQEKESAFRSELAFLSRLHHKHLVGLVGYCEENEERLLVYEYMKNGALYDHLHPKATPSSPSPVVSSWKLRIKILLDASRGIEYLHSYAVPPIIHRDIKSSNILLDAGWTARVSDFGLSLMGSEAEEAQAHLTVKAAGTVGYMDPEYYGLHHLTVKSDVYGFGVVMLEVLTGKRAIFKEAEGGSPVSVVDYAFPSIVAGELGKVLDGRAPEPAAHEAEAVELVAYTAVHCVRLEGKERPAMADIVANLETAFSLCEGSAGGDRGGGGFGNSSSSASLSVTSMDRSGGI